Proteins encoded together in one Janthinobacterium tructae window:
- a CDS encoding acetolactate synthase 3 catalytic subunit, translating into MNTEAAAGPITGAEIVVRCLAEEGVEHVFGYPGGAVLYIYDAIFQQNKFQHILVRHEQAAIHAADAYSRSSNKVGVAIVTSGPGVTNAVTGLSTAYMDSIPMVVISGQVPSHAIGQDAFQECDTVGITRPVVKHNFLVKDVKDLAATIKKAFFIARTGRPGPVLVDIPKDISMHKCHFDYPKEVEMRSYRPVDKGHSGQIRKAVQLLLQAERPMIYTGGGVILANAAPELNKLVDRLGFPCTNTLMGLGGYRASSEQYVGMPGMHGTYEANMAMQNCDVLIAIGARFDDRVIGNPKHFASHPRKIIHVDIDPSSISKRVKVDIPIVGNVKDVLIEFLAQLDAAEAKPNVNALSNWWKQIAEWRGRECLKYPTSDLVIKPQSVVEKVFQITKGDAFITSDVGQHQMWAAQYYGFDKPRRWINSGGLGTMGVGLPYAMGVQMANPDATVACITGEGSIQMCIQELATCKQYHLTPKIIMLNNRFLGMVRQWQEIDYGSRYSESYMDSLPDFERLAEAYGHVGMKIEKPGDVDGALKEAFAMKDRLVFMNFITDQSENVWPMVKAGKGLSEMMLGSEDL; encoded by the coding sequence ATGAATACCGAAGCAGCAGCAGGACCAATTACCGGCGCAGAAATTGTCGTGCGCTGTCTGGCTGAAGAGGGCGTCGAGCACGTCTTTGGATACCCGGGCGGAGCCGTACTCTACATCTACGACGCCATCTTCCAGCAAAACAAATTCCAGCATATCCTGGTACGCCACGAGCAGGCCGCGATCCACGCCGCCGATGCCTATTCGCGCAGCTCGAACAAAGTCGGTGTCGCCATCGTCACGTCCGGTCCGGGCGTCACGAATGCCGTCACGGGCCTGTCGACCGCGTACATGGACTCGATTCCCATGGTGGTGATCTCCGGCCAGGTGCCGAGCCACGCCATCGGACAGGATGCGTTCCAGGAATGCGACACGGTCGGCATCACCCGCCCCGTGGTCAAGCACAACTTCCTCGTCAAGGACGTCAAGGACCTGGCAGCGACGATCAAGAAAGCCTTCTTCATCGCCCGTACCGGCCGTCCGGGACCCGTGCTGGTCGATATCCCCAAAGATATCAGCATGCACAAATGCCATTTCGACTATCCGAAGGAAGTCGAGATGCGTTCCTACCGTCCCGTCGACAAGGGCCACTCGGGCCAGATCCGCAAGGCCGTGCAGCTGCTGCTGCAAGCCGAACGCCCGATGATCTACACGGGCGGCGGCGTGATCCTGGCGAATGCGGCTCCCGAGCTGAACAAGCTGGTCGACCGCCTGGGTTTCCCGTGCACCAATACCTTGATGGGCCTGGGCGGCTACCGCGCATCGAGCGAGCAGTATGTCGGCATGCCCGGCATGCACGGCACCTACGAAGCGAACATGGCGATGCAGAACTGCGACGTGCTGATCGCCATCGGCGCCCGTTTCGATGACCGCGTGATCGGCAACCCGAAACATTTTGCCTCGCATCCGCGCAAGATCATCCACGTGGACATCGATCCATCGTCGATTTCCAAGCGCGTCAAGGTCGATATCCCCATCGTTGGCAACGTCAAGGACGTGCTGATCGAGTTCCTCGCGCAACTCGACGCGGCCGAAGCCAAGCCGAACGTCAATGCGCTGAGCAACTGGTGGAAGCAGATCGCCGAATGGCGTGGCCGCGAATGCCTGAAATACCCGACTTCCGACCTGGTCATCAAGCCGCAATCGGTGGTGGAAAAAGTCTTCCAGATCACCAAGGGCGACGCCTTCATCACCTCCGACGTGGGCCAGCACCAGATGTGGGCCGCGCAATATTATGGTTTTGATAAGCCTCGCCGCTGGATCAATTCCGGCGGCCTGGGCACCATGGGGGTCGGCTTGCCGTACGCCATGGGCGTGCAGATGGCCAATCCGGACGCCACCGTTGCCTGCATCACCGGCGAAGGCTCGATCCAGATGTGCATCCAGGAACTCGCCACGTGCAAGCAGTACCACCTGACGCCGAAGATCATCATGCTCAACAACCGTTTCCTCGGCATGGTGCGCCAGTGGCAGGAAATCGATTACGGTTCGCGTTATTCCGAGTCGTACATGGATTCGCTGCCCGACTTCGAAAGGCTGGCTGAAGCCTATGGCCACGTGGGCATGAAAATTGAAAAACCGGGCGACGTCGACGGCGCCCTGAAAGAGGCGTTTGCGATGAAAGACAGGCTGGTATTCATGAATTTCATTACCGACCAGTCCGAAAACGTATGGCCCATGGTGAAAGCCGGCAAAGGCCTGTCCGAAATGATGCTCGGTTCGGAGGATCTCTAA
- a CDS encoding RNA polymerase sigma factor has translation MATDKELSDFLENVERRAFKQAAYAVRKEESALDIVQDAMIKLAEKYGDKPAAELPMLFQRILQNTILDYFRREKVRNTWVSLFSGMKPSGDEHEDFDILDTYESEQGSSAAESSADQVERAQMLDLIDAEVQKLPSRQREAFLMRYWQDMDVAETAEAMGCSEGSVKTHCSRATHTLAESLKAKGIKL, from the coding sequence ATGGCAACAGACAAAGAATTATCCGACTTTCTAGAAAATGTCGAGCGGCGCGCTTTCAAACAGGCCGCCTACGCGGTCCGCAAGGAAGAATCGGCACTCGACATCGTGCAGGATGCCATGATCAAGCTGGCCGAGAAGTACGGCGACAAGCCGGCCGCCGAACTGCCGATGCTGTTCCAGCGCATCTTGCAGAACACCATCCTTGATTATTTCCGCCGAGAAAAAGTTCGCAACACCTGGGTCAGCCTGTTTTCTGGCATGAAGCCCTCGGGCGACGAGCATGAAGATTTTGATATACTCGACACGTATGAATCGGAACAGGGTTCGAGCGCCGCCGAATCGTCGGCCGACCAGGTCGAACGCGCGCAAATGCTTGATTTGATTGATGCAGAGGTACAAAAACTGCCGTCACGTCAACGCGAAGCCTTCCTCATGCGTTACTGGCAGGACATGGATGTGGCTGAAACAGCGGAAGCGATGGGTTGCTCCGAAGGTAGCGTGAAAACACATTGCTCTAGAGCTACCCACACGCTCGCCGAATCGCTGAAAGCCAAGGGAATAAAATTATGA
- a CDS encoding DUF3619 family protein, whose protein sequence is MNTDDLNFAYKVRHALNEKLDDLPASATDRLAAARKLALSRKKADAPAAVAVRQNVFAGVASGLFVEPLSWLGRMSVIIPLLLLVGGLVGIYQFEQEQHIAELAEIDAAVLSDELPLSAYMDHGFNAYLTKREQ, encoded by the coding sequence ATGAACACCGACGATCTCAATTTCGCTTACAAAGTGCGCCATGCACTGAACGAAAAACTCGACGACCTGCCCGCATCGGCCACCGATCGCCTGGCAGCGGCACGCAAGCTGGCCCTGTCGCGCAAGAAGGCGGACGCGCCCGCCGCCGTTGCCGTGCGCCAGAACGTGTTCGCCGGCGTCGCCAGCGGCCTGTTTGTCGAACCGCTGTCGTGGCTGGGCCGCATGAGCGTGATCATCCCCCTGCTGCTGCTGGTCGGCGGCCTGGTGGGTATCTATCAGTTTGAGCAAGAACAACATATTGCCGAACTGGCAGAAATCGACGCCGCCGTGCTGTCGGACGAATTGCCGCTCTCGGCCTATATGGACCATGGCTTCAACGCCTACCTGACGAAACGCGAGCAATAA
- a CDS encoding DUF3106 domain-containing protein → MARLSVRKAWLAGGIGLGACALAGAAWVGAQQHPAPATTAVAAASVVAPAPAVKPGSPRTAGKGGTPPKASDNPSWNKLSHAQQQALQPLAGEWNKLEALRKQKWLDIASRFASMSPDEQNRVHERMRVWVKLTPEQRRLVRENYTRTKKIDPGQKTAQWEQYQQLPEDQKKKLATELVPKKPLGKVPAINSNTSKPPVIVPPAMPAAPAVATPVLPPAPAAASVPPADPAAAPATVPVTPPATPAPLTTNAK, encoded by the coding sequence ATGGCACGCTTGAGCGTACGCAAAGCCTGGCTGGCTGGCGGCATCGGCCTGGGCGCCTGCGCCCTGGCTGGCGCCGCCTGGGTAGGCGCGCAACAACATCCTGCACCCGCGACCACTGCCGTGGCGGCAGCGTCCGTGGTGGCGCCGGCCCCGGCCGTCAAGCCCGGTTCGCCGCGCACGGCCGGCAAAGGCGGCACGCCGCCCAAGGCCAGCGACAACCCTTCCTGGAACAAGCTGTCGCACGCGCAGCAGCAAGCCCTGCAGCCGCTGGCGGGCGAATGGAACAAGCTCGAAGCGCTGCGCAAGCAGAAATGGCTCGATATCGCCAGCCGCTTTGCCTCCATGTCGCCCGACGAACAAAACCGCGTGCATGAACGCATGCGTGTATGGGTCAAGCTGACGCCGGAACAGCGCCGCCTGGTGCGCGAAAACTATACGCGCACGAAGAAGATCGATCCTGGTCAAAAAACCGCGCAGTGGGAGCAATACCAGCAATTACCGGAAGATCAAAAGAAAAAGCTGGCGACGGAACTGGTGCCGAAAAAACCGCTGGGCAAGGTGCCTGCAATCAATTCGAATACCAGCAAACCGCCCGTGATCGTGCCACCGGCCATGCCGGCAGCGCCTGCCGTCGCCACGCCTGTCCTGCCGCCCGCTCCCGCAGCGGCAAGCGTGCCGCCAGCCGATCCTGCCGCGGCCCCCGCCACCGTGCCCGTCACGCCACCTGCCACGCCTGCCCCACTGACTACCAATGCCAAATAG
- a CDS encoding RDD family protein, translated as MPNSTNSTPAASITSHPTIKRRLISMVYESLLALAVLFLPFLLFELAVQGAHTPLTEHMRQCLAFLVMGAYFIHQWSREGQTLAMKTWRLQLVLAGHAHVPLRVAAFRYILSWMWLLPALLVSYAFDLQHWTALGAIGVGILAWSATALLTGNGQFLHDKLAGTQIVQLPAPAKKSKKVTA; from the coding sequence ATGCCAAATAGCACCAATAGCACGCCTGCCGCCAGCATCACTTCCCATCCCACGATCAAGCGCCGCCTGATTTCCATGGTGTACGAGTCGCTGCTGGCCCTGGCCGTGCTGTTCTTGCCCTTCCTGCTGTTTGAACTGGCCGTGCAAGGCGCGCATACGCCACTGACTGAACACATGCGCCAGTGCCTGGCCTTCCTCGTCATGGGCGCTTACTTCATCCATCAATGGAGCCGCGAAGGGCAAACCCTGGCCATGAAGACCTGGCGTTTGCAACTGGTGCTGGCGGGCCACGCGCACGTGCCGTTGCGCGTGGCCGCCTTCCGCTACATCCTTTCATGGATGTGGCTGCTGCCGGCCCTGCTGGTGTCGTATGCATTCGATTTGCAGCACTGGACAGCACTGGGCGCCATCGGCGTGGGCATTCTGGCCTGGTCGGCCACGGCCCTGTTGACGGGCAATGGACAATTCCTGCACGACAAGCTGGCGGGCACGCAGATCGTGCAATTGCCCGCCCCCGCGAAGAAGTCGAAGAAAGTCACCGCCTGA
- a CDS encoding group III truncated hemoglobin, translating into MNNTAPLPHTRFAPYREEVCSEDDVKHLVHTFYAAARDDAMLGPIFAAEVKDWDAHLATLVDFWSGLLRGTMRYHGKPLAQHAKMEHLTPCMFRRWLTLFFATTESMGNPALQEKADTIALNIAERLWKSFAESHASKCSPQQTASLTTPEKTVASGS; encoded by the coding sequence ATGAATAATACCGCCCCCCTCCCCCACACACGCTTCGCTCCCTACCGCGAGGAAGTCTGCAGCGAAGACGACGTCAAGCACCTCGTCCACACCTTTTATGCGGCCGCGCGCGATGACGCCATGCTGGGCCCCATCTTTGCCGCCGAGGTCAAGGATTGGGATGCCCACCTGGCAACATTGGTCGATTTCTGGTCAGGTTTGCTGCGCGGCACCATGCGATACCACGGCAAGCCGCTGGCCCAGCACGCGAAAATGGAACACCTGACGCCGTGCATGTTCCGCCGCTGGCTGACCCTGTTCTTCGCCACGACCGAAAGCATGGGCAACCCGGCCCTGCAAGAGAAGGCCGACACCATCGCCTTGAATATTGCCGAACGGCTATGGAAAAGCTTTGCGGAAAGCCACGCGAGCAAATGCAGTCCGCAGCAAACAGCCAGCCTCACGACGCCTGAGAAAACCGTAGCGAGCGGAAGCTAG
- a CDS encoding rRNA pseudouridine synthase produces MTTPHEMPTVRLAKRLSEDVPCSRREAELYIEGGWVTVDGVLVEESGARVADNQAVVLLPNATLEEMPPVTILLHKPAGINGGVGSEGKPALACLRPEELFTAENVLPSAVTRFLKRHLIGLTITNPLDTMASGLLVFTQDFRVARKLVDEAKTVEQEFIVEVSGDIAENGLALLNHGLPFNGKPLPPIKVSWQNETRLRFALKNVQPGQIAHMCKMVGLDVVAIKRLRIGRIPMGAMPSGQWRYLQGYERF; encoded by the coding sequence ATGACCACACCACACGAAATGCCCACCGTCCGCCTGGCCAAGCGCCTGTCTGAAGACGTGCCCTGTTCACGCCGCGAGGCCGAGCTGTATATCGAGGGCGGCTGGGTCACGGTCGATGGCGTGCTGGTGGAAGAGTCGGGCGCGCGCGTGGCCGACAATCAGGCGGTGGTGCTGCTGCCGAACGCCACCCTGGAAGAAATGCCGCCCGTGACGATCCTGCTGCACAAGCCGGCCGGCATCAACGGCGGCGTGGGCAGCGAAGGCAAGCCGGCCCTGGCCTGTTTGCGTCCCGAGGAGCTGTTCACCGCGGAAAACGTGCTGCCCAGCGCCGTCACGCGCTTCCTCAAGCGCCACCTGATCGGCCTGACCATCACCAATCCGCTCGACACCATGGCGTCCGGCCTGCTGGTGTTCACGCAGGATTTCCGCGTCGCCCGCAAGCTGGTCGACGAAGCGAAAACGGTGGAGCAGGAATTCATCGTGGAAGTGTCGGGCGATATCGCGGAAAACGGTCTGGCGCTGCTGAATCACGGCTTGCCCTTCAATGGCAAGCCTTTGCCGCCGATCAAGGTCAGCTGGCAGAACGAGACGCGCTTGCGCTTTGCCCTGAAAAATGTGCAGCCAGGCCAGATTGCCCATATGTGCAAGATGGTGGGGCTGGATGTGGTCGCCATTAAGCGCTTGCGCATCGGGCGCATCCCGATGGGCGCCATGCCGTCAGGTCAGTGGCGCTATCTGCAGGGTTACGAGCGGTTCTAG
- a CDS encoding class I SAM-dependent methyltransferase produces MKRAKGAAAAATAVAAPKDVITAASNMPEIKDGQSVALLQELHILTRDGKMNQDSRRKLKQVYHLTQFIEPLLREVQLDHPGVSLVDHGAGKSYLGFILYDLFFKNGNDGSHIYGIETREELVQRSQELAKKFKFPGMSFLPLSVAESTESNLLPQQIDIVTALHACNTATDDAIHFALKKKAKFMVLVPCCQAEVASVLKKNKGKSLGKSALTELWRHPLHTREFGSQITNVLRCLQLEAHGYQVSVTELVGWEHSMKNELIIASYKNLPRQRPTERLQEVLQTLGLEEMGHRFFAEELAKAQA; encoded by the coding sequence ATGAAGCGCGCTAAGGGCGCGGCAGCCGCCGCCACCGCAGTCGCTGCACCGAAAGACGTCATCACGGCCGCCAGCAACATGCCTGAGATCAAGGATGGCCAGTCGGTCGCCTTGCTGCAGGAATTGCACATCCTGACGCGCGACGGCAAGATGAACCAGGACAGCCGCCGCAAGCTCAAGCAGGTGTACCACCTGACGCAGTTCATCGAGCCGCTGCTGCGCGAAGTGCAGCTCGATCACCCCGGCGTGTCGCTGGTTGACCATGGCGCCGGCAAGTCCTACCTGGGTTTCATCTTGTACGACCTGTTCTTCAAGAACGGCAACGACGGTTCGCACATCTACGGCATCGAGACGCGCGAAGAGCTGGTGCAGCGCTCGCAAGAGCTGGCGAAGAAATTCAAGTTCCCCGGCATGTCCTTCCTGCCCCTGTCCGTGGCCGAATCGACGGAATCAAACTTGCTGCCCCAGCAGATCGACATCGTCACGGCCTTGCATGCGTGCAACACGGCTACCGATGACGCGATCCACTTCGCCCTGAAGAAAAAGGCGAAGTTCATGGTGCTGGTGCCGTGTTGCCAGGCCGAAGTGGCTTCCGTCTTGAAGAAAAACAAGGGCAAGAGCCTGGGCAAGAGTGCCTTGACGGAATTGTGGCGCCACCCGCTGCACACGCGCGAGTTCGGCAGCCAGATCACCAACGTGCTGCGCTGTCTGCAGCTGGAAGCGCACGGCTACCAGGTCAGCGTGACGGAGCTGGTGGGCTGGGAGCATTCGATGAAGAATGAACTGATCATCGCCAGCTACAAGAACTTGCCGCGCCAGCGTCCGACGGAGCGCCTGCAGGAAGTACTGCAGACGCTGGGCCTGGAAGAGATGGGCCACCGCTTCTTTGCCGAGGAATTGGCCAAGGCGCAGGCCTGA
- the iscX gene encoding Fe-S cluster assembly protein IscX — protein sequence MKWSDIHVIAEALYDAHPDIDPLTVRFTDLHNWVVELDGFDDDHTRGGEKVLEAIQMAWIDEAR from the coding sequence ATGAAATGGTCTGACATTCACGTGATCGCCGAGGCGCTGTACGACGCGCATCCGGACATCGATCCCCTGACCGTGCGTTTTACCGACCTGCATAACTGGGTGGTGGAACTGGACGGCTTCGACGATGACCACACGCGCGGCGGCGAAAAAGTGCTCGAAGCGATACAGATGGCGTGGATCGATGAAGCGCGCTAA
- the fdx gene encoding ISC system 2Fe-2S type ferredoxin, with the protein MPQIVILPHAKLCPDGAVIEAPAGKSICDILLENDIDIEHACEKSCACTTCHVLVREGIESLNEATELEEDMLDKAWGLEAVSRLSCQSIVADADLVVEIPKYTINQVSEGSH; encoded by the coding sequence ATGCCCCAAATCGTCATTCTGCCGCACGCCAAGCTTTGCCCGGACGGCGCCGTCATCGAAGCCCCGGCCGGCAAGTCCATCTGCGACATCCTGCTGGAAAACGACATCGACATCGAGCACGCCTGCGAAAAATCGTGCGCCTGCACCACCTGCCACGTGCTGGTGCGTGAAGGCATCGAATCCCTGAACGAAGCGACGGAACTGGAAGAAGACATGCTGGACAAGGCCTGGGGCCTGGAAGCCGTGTCGCGCCTGTCGTGCCAGTCCATCGTGGCCGATGCCGACCTCGTCGTCGAAATCCCGAAATACACGATCAACCAGGTCAGCGAAGGCAGTCACTAA
- the hscA gene encoding Fe-S protein assembly chaperone HscA, whose translation MALLQISEPGMSTAPHQHRLAVGIDLGTTNSLVATVRNSIPEVLNDEDGRSLLPSVVRYLPNGHANIGYKALSAQTTDPKNTIVSVKRFMGRGLADIAYAENLPYDFQDTPGMVQLKTVAGVKSPVEVSAQILATLRQRAEDSLGDDLVGAVITVPAYFDDAQRQATKDAAQLAGINVLRLLSEPTAAAIAYGLDNASEGVYAVYDLGGGTFDISILKLSKGVFEVLSTGGDSALGGDDFDRRLFCWISEHAKLAPLSDEDTAILMVKAREIKETLSTKSETMIDAALNSGEEIHLRITATEFAAMTQHLVGKTMNAIKKALRDANVDADDVDGVVMVGGATRMPHVQRAVSEFFHTTPHANIDPDKVVALGAAIQANLLAGNRAAGDDWLLLDVIPLSLGIETMGGLVEKIIPRNSTIPCARAQEFTTFKDGQTALAVHVLQGERELVSDCRSLARFELRGIPPMVAGAARIRITYQVDADGLLSVSARELRSGVEASISVKPAYGLGDDDIARMLQDSYTSADVDMVARALREEQVEAERILLATQSALDEDGGLLDDAERATVDGLMNKVRDAIAQSQSGAIDHQALKLAIEALADGTEDFASRRMDRSVRTALKGKSLDQVV comes from the coding sequence ATGGCACTTCTGCAAATTTCCGAACCAGGCATGTCGACCGCGCCGCACCAGCACCGCCTGGCCGTCGGCATCGATCTGGGTACCACCAATTCCCTGGTCGCCACCGTGCGCAACAGCATTCCCGAGGTGCTCAACGACGAAGACGGGCGCTCCCTGCTGCCCTCCGTCGTGCGCTACCTGCCGAACGGCCACGCGAACATCGGCTACAAGGCCCTGTCCGCGCAAACCACCGACCCGAAGAACACCATCGTGTCCGTGAAACGCTTCATGGGCCGTGGCCTGGCAGACATCGCCTACGCGGAAAACCTGCCCTACGACTTCCAGGATACGCCTGGCATGGTGCAGCTGAAAACCGTGGCCGGCGTGAAAAGCCCCGTCGAAGTGTCGGCGCAAATTCTCGCCACCCTGCGCCAGCGCGCGGAAGATTCCCTGGGCGACGACCTGGTGGGCGCCGTGATCACCGTACCCGCCTACTTTGACGACGCGCAGCGCCAGGCGACCAAAGATGCGGCGCAACTGGCCGGCATCAATGTCTTGCGCCTCTTGAGCGAGCCGACGGCCGCCGCCATCGCGTATGGCCTCGACAATGCCTCCGAAGGCGTGTACGCCGTGTATGACCTCGGTGGCGGCACCTTCGACATCTCGATCCTGAAACTGAGCAAGGGTGTCTTTGAAGTCTTGTCCACGGGCGGTGACTCGGCCCTGGGCGGCGACGATTTCGACCGCCGCCTGTTCTGCTGGATCAGCGAGCACGCCAAGCTGGCGCCGCTGTCGGACGAAGACACGGCCATCCTGATGGTGAAAGCGCGCGAGATCAAGGAAACGCTGTCGACCAAGTCGGAAACGATGATCGACGCGGCCCTGAACTCGGGCGAAGAAATCCACCTGCGCATCACGGCGACGGAATTTGCCGCCATGACGCAGCATCTGGTGGGCAAGACCATGAACGCCATCAAGAAGGCCTTGCGCGACGCGAACGTGGATGCGGACGACGTCGACGGCGTGGTGATGGTCGGTGGCGCCACGCGCATGCCGCACGTGCAGCGCGCCGTCAGCGAATTCTTCCACACGACGCCGCACGCGAATATCGACCCGGACAAGGTGGTGGCGCTGGGCGCCGCCATCCAGGCGAACTTGCTGGCCGGTAATCGCGCCGCCGGCGACGACTGGCTGCTGCTGGACGTGATCCCGCTCTCCCTGGGCATCGAAACCATGGGCGGCCTGGTGGAAAAGATCATCCCGCGCAATTCGACCATACCGTGCGCCCGTGCGCAGGAATTCACGACATTTAAAGATGGCCAGACGGCCCTGGCCGTGCACGTGCTGCAGGGCGAGCGCGAACTGGTGAGCGATTGCCGCTCCCTGGCGCGCTTTGAACTGCGCGGCATTCCACCGATGGTGGCGGGCGCCGCGCGCATCCGCATCACGTATCAGGTCGATGCGGACGGCTTGCTGTCGGTGTCGGCACGTGAATTGCGCTCTGGCGTGGAAGCGTCGATCAGCGTCAAGCCGGCCTATGGCCTGGGCGACGATGACATCGCGCGCATGCTGCAGGATTCGTACACCTCGGCCGACGTCGACATGGTGGCGCGCGCGCTGCGCGAAGAGCAGGTGGAAGCGGAACGCATCCTGCTGGCCACGCAGTCGGCGCTCGATGAAGACGGCGGCTTGCTCGATGACGCCGAGCGCGCCACCGTGGATGGCTTGATGAACAAGGTGCGCGACGCCATTGCGCAATCGCAAAGCGGCGCCATCGACCACCAGGCCTTGAAGCTGGCGATCGAAGCGCTGGCCGACGGCACCGAGGATTTCGCCTCGCGCCGCATGGACCGCAGCGTGCGCACGGCCTTGAAGGGCAAGTCCCTGGACCAGGTCGTTTAA
- the hscB gene encoding Fe-S protein assembly co-chaperone HscB — translation MQNHFELFQLPAQFGLDMSALDSAYRDVQGKVHPDRFINASSAEKRVAMQWATRANEAYQTLKSPQKRAQYLCELNGVDLQTESNTAMPVSFLMQQMEWREELGDARAGKDADALDALDRQLRGERKALLAQVAAQLDAADYVNAAQSVRALMFLDKFGEEVRFAYEAMEA, via the coding sequence ATGCAAAATCACTTCGAATTATTCCAGTTGCCGGCGCAGTTCGGGCTCGACATGAGCGCGCTCGACTCTGCCTACCGCGACGTGCAGGGCAAGGTCCACCCGGACCGCTTCATCAACGCCAGCAGCGCTGAAAAGCGCGTGGCGATGCAATGGGCCACGCGCGCCAATGAAGCCTATCAAACCCTGAAAAGCCCGCAAAAGCGCGCGCAATACCTGTGCGAGCTCAATGGCGTCGATTTGCAGACGGAATCGAACACGGCCATGCCCGTCAGCTTCCTGATGCAGCAGATGGAATGGCGCGAGGAACTGGGCGATGCACGCGCCGGCAAGGATGCCGACGCGCTCGACGCCCTGGACCGCCAGCTGCGCGGCGAACGCAAGGCCTTGCTGGCCCAGGTGGCGGCCCAGCTCGACGCCGCCGACTATGTGAATGCCGCGCAAAGCGTGCGCGCCCTGATGTTCCTCGACAAATTCGGCGAGGAAGTCCGTTTTGCATACGAAGCCATGGAAGCCTGA
- the iscA gene encoding iron-sulfur cluster assembly protein IscA: MITLTEKAAKHINRYIERRGKGMGLRFGVRTTGCSGLAYKLEYVDEVAAEDSVFESHGVKVFVDPKSLPYIDGTELDFAREGLNEGFKFHNPNEKDACGCGESFRI, encoded by the coding sequence ATGATCACACTGACCGAAAAAGCGGCGAAACACATCAACCGTTATATCGAACGGCGCGGCAAGGGCATGGGTTTGCGCTTTGGCGTGCGCACCACGGGCTGCTCGGGCCTCGCTTACAAGCTCGAATATGTCGATGAAGTGGCGGCCGAAGACAGCGTCTTCGAATCGCACGGCGTGAAGGTCTTCGTCGACCCGAAAAGCCTGCCTTACATCGACGGCACGGAACTCGATTTCGCGCGCGAAGGCTTGAACGAAGGCTTCAAGTTCCACAATCCGAACGAAAAAGACGCCTGCGGCTGCGGCGAGTCCTTCAGGATTTAA
- the iscU gene encoding Fe-S cluster assembly scaffold IscU codes for MAYSDKVLDHYENPRNVGAFDKGDDTIGTGMVGAPACGDVMKLQIKVGADGLIEDAKFKTYGCGSAIASSSLVTEWVKGKTLDQALAIKNTQIAEELALPPVKIHCSILAEDAIKAAVLDYQTRHPVAA; via the coding sequence ATGGCTTACTCGGACAAAGTACTCGATCACTACGAAAACCCGCGCAACGTGGGCGCTTTCGACAAGGGTGATGACACCATCGGCACCGGCATGGTAGGCGCGCCCGCCTGCGGCGACGTGATGAAACTGCAGATCAAGGTCGGCGCCGATGGCCTGATCGAAGATGCGAAATTCAAGACCTATGGCTGCGGTTCGGCCATCGCGTCGAGCTCGCTGGTGACAGAATGGGTCAAGGGCAAGACCCTGGACCAGGCGCTGGCCATCAAGAACACGCAGATCGCCGAAGAACTGGCCCTGCCGCCAGTGAAAATCCACTGCTCCATCCTGGCGGAAGACGCCATCAAGGCGGCAGTGCTGGATTACCAGACCCGCCATCCAGTAGCAGCTTAA